A genomic stretch from Nitrobacter winogradskyi Nb-255 includes:
- a CDS encoding DsbA family protein, whose amino-acid sequence MIITRRAFNAALSLTGLAAVAGLSPWRFLGVAQAQNATAADVAKPVSLPDMALGPKDAAVTITEYASMTCPHCARFAEDVFPKIKTEYIDTNKIRYVFREFPLDIKAAAGAMLARCIAKDDAGKYFAVIDTLFKSQDTWTGSKTTESLKLIGKQTGLTEGEVENCLKDQALLDKIAADQKYANEVLKVNSTPSFFINGDMVKGEIAFEDFKNKIDPLLKK is encoded by the coding sequence TTGATCATCACGCGCCGCGCTTTCAATGCCGCCCTCTCGCTGACCGGCCTCGCCGCCGTCGCAGGTCTTTCGCCCTGGCGCTTTCTCGGCGTCGCCCAAGCCCAGAACGCCACCGCCGCCGACGTCGCCAAACCCGTCTCGCTGCCCGACATGGCGCTCGGGCCCAAGGATGCCGCCGTCACCATCACCGAATACGCCTCGATGACGTGTCCGCATTGCGCGCGGTTCGCCGAAGACGTGTTCCCGAAGATCAAGACGGAATACATCGACACCAACAAGATCCGCTATGTATTCCGCGAGTTTCCGCTCGACATCAAGGCCGCCGCCGGCGCGATGCTGGCCCGCTGCATCGCCAAGGACGACGCCGGAAAATATTTCGCGGTGATCGACACGCTGTTCAAGTCGCAGGACACATGGACGGGATCAAAAACCACGGAATCGCTGAAGCTGATCGGCAAGCAGACCGGACTGACGGAAGGTGAGGTTGAAAACTGCCTGAAGGATCAGGCCCTGCTCGACAAGATCGCAGCCGACCAGAAATACGCCAATGAGGTTCTGAAGGTGAATTCGACGCCGTCGTTCTTCATCAACGGCGACATGGTGAAGGGCGAGATCGCATTCGAGGACTTCAAGAACAAGATCGATCCGCTGTTGAAAAAGTGA
- the smc gene encoding chromosome segregation protein SMC, producing the protein MKLTRLRLHGFKSFVEPTDFVIAPGLTGVVGPNGCGKSNLVEALRWAMGETSYKSLRAADMDAVIFAGSGNRPARNHAEVVMSIDNSDHSAPAAFNESEALEISRRIERESGSVYRINGKDVRARDVQILFADAATGARSPALVHQGKIGEIIQAKPEQRRRVLEDAAGVAGLHARRHEAELRLKAAETNLTRVEDVIGQLAGQMEGLKKQARQAIRYRDVAAKVRKAEATLFHLRWLEAQAEVAEAARTHDLNVRELAERTREQAEAARLQAERAAELPALREAEARAAAGLQRLINARETLDREEERAKERAAELDHRLTQFASDVEREQRQSSDADAALQRLDVEDTELKDEIKSRVETRSGVDERAAQAEATLAAAEATFADLTRVLADLTAKRNQLEANARTHRDRLARIDQQIADVQRETEALAQQTSGFGDLDALTAAIENAQQALAQSESSSREREAEHAAARGQLDAARVGVEAARGPLQDADKRAQRLETEAKTIAKILNGESKNLWPPIIDGVSVDKGYEKAIGAVLGDDLDAPVDPSAPMRWTGADVTADDPVLPEGVESLAAHVQAPPELARRLEQIGVVARERGAELVADLKTGQRLVSLEGDVWRWDGFVTAAHAPTGAARRLAERARLADIESEIERARSEVSERRQALEAAQQAVVAASQTVAAAASAESDARNAWRAAQREVDAARERHARAEREINRHAARRSALTEAHSRLTNDRLEAASAHEAATSALGELPPSLDTETKLGEVRAEIDGHRRAAAQVRAEAQALAREAELADRRLQAISAERNEWQTRKQSAASQIATIEARVTEVKAERADLDNAPALFAEKRSAIISEIEHAQRDRREAADALAAAEAVMAETDRAARVSLEALSSAREATARAEERMDGSKRRLEDTEREIRDMLEVEPDAVASLAEIQSGVDLPPLPEIEADLEKLRRDRDRLGAVNLRAEEELREVDTQHGSLATERDDLVEAIKKLRTGIQSLNREARERLLTSFETVNTHFKRLFTDLFGGGEAALHLIESDDPLEAGLEIIAKPPGKKPQTLSLLSGGEQALTALALIFAVFLTNPSPICVLDEVDAPLDDHNVERFCNLLHEMTSSTETRFIIITHNPITMARMNRLFGVTMAERGVSQLVSVDLENAVKILDQHVA; encoded by the coding sequence ATGAAACTCACGCGCCTTCGCCTTCACGGCTTCAAGTCGTTCGTTGAACCCACCGATTTCGTGATCGCGCCAGGTCTCACCGGCGTGGTCGGGCCGAACGGCTGCGGCAAGTCCAATCTGGTCGAGGCGCTGCGATGGGCGATGGGCGAAACCTCGTACAAATCGCTGCGCGCCGCCGACATGGACGCGGTGATCTTCGCGGGCAGCGGCAACCGTCCGGCGCGCAACCACGCCGAGGTGGTGATGTCGATCGACAACTCGGATCACTCCGCGCCGGCCGCTTTCAACGAGTCCGAGGCGCTTGAGATTTCGCGCCGGATCGAGCGCGAGTCCGGTTCGGTCTACCGCATCAACGGAAAGGACGTGCGCGCCCGCGACGTGCAGATTTTGTTCGCCGACGCCGCCACCGGCGCGCGCTCTCCGGCGCTGGTGCACCAGGGCAAGATCGGCGAGATCATCCAGGCCAAGCCCGAACAGCGCCGCCGCGTGCTGGAAGACGCCGCCGGCGTGGCCGGCCTGCATGCGCGCCGTCACGAGGCAGAGTTGCGGCTGAAAGCCGCCGAGACCAATCTCACGCGCGTCGAGGACGTGATCGGCCAGCTCGCCGGCCAGATGGAAGGGCTCAAGAAGCAGGCGCGGCAGGCGATCCGTTATCGGGACGTCGCCGCGAAGGTCCGCAAGGCGGAGGCGACGCTGTTCCACCTGCGCTGGCTCGAAGCGCAGGCCGAGGTGGCGGAAGCCGCCCGGACCCATGACCTCAATGTCCGCGAACTGGCCGAACGCACCCGCGAGCAGGCCGAAGCCGCCCGCCTCCAGGCGGAACGCGCGGCTGAACTGCCGGCGCTGCGCGAGGCGGAGGCCCGCGCCGCCGCCGGCCTGCAGCGCCTTATCAACGCGCGCGAGACGCTGGATCGCGAAGAGGAGCGCGCGAAGGAGCGCGCCGCCGAACTCGATCACCGGCTGACGCAGTTTGCCTCCGATGTCGAACGCGAGCAACGGCAGTCATCCGACGCCGACGCCGCCTTGCAGCGGCTCGATGTCGAGGACACAGAACTGAAGGACGAGATCAAGTCGCGTGTCGAGACGCGCAGCGGCGTCGATGAACGCGCGGCGCAGGCGGAAGCGACGCTCGCCGCGGCCGAGGCCACGTTCGCCGATTTGACGCGGGTGCTGGCCGACCTCACCGCCAAACGCAACCAGCTTGAAGCGAACGCGCGGACCCATCGCGATCGTCTCGCGCGCATTGATCAGCAGATCGCGGACGTGCAGCGCGAGACCGAAGCACTGGCGCAGCAGACCAGCGGTTTCGGTGATCTCGACGCGCTGACCGCGGCGATCGAAAACGCGCAGCAGGCGCTGGCGCAATCGGAAAGTTCAAGCCGCGAGCGCGAAGCCGAACATGCCGCCGCGCGAGGCCAGCTCGATGCCGCCCGCGTCGGCGTGGAAGCGGCGCGCGGACCGCTGCAGGACGCCGACAAGCGCGCGCAGCGGCTCGAAACCGAAGCCAAGACCATCGCCAAGATCCTCAACGGCGAAAGCAAGAACCTGTGGCCGCCGATTATCGACGGCGTCAGCGTCGACAAGGGGTACGAGAAGGCGATCGGCGCCGTGCTCGGCGACGACCTCGACGCGCCGGTGGATCCCTCCGCGCCGATGCGCTGGACCGGCGCGGATGTGACGGCGGACGACCCAGTGCTGCCCGAAGGCGTGGAATCGCTTGCGGCCCATGTGCAGGCGCCGCCTGAACTGGCCCGGCGCCTTGAACAGATCGGCGTCGTCGCCAGGGAGCGCGGCGCGGAACTGGTGGCCGATCTGAAGACCGGCCAGCGGCTGGTCTCGCTCGAAGGAGACGTCTGGCGCTGGGACGGCTTCGTGACCGCGGCCCATGCGCCGACCGGCGCGGCGCGGCGTCTCGCCGAGCGCGCGCGGCTTGCCGATATTGAGAGTGAGATCGAGCGCGCACGCTCTGAGGTGTCAGAGCGGCGTCAGGCGCTGGAAGCGGCGCAGCAGGCCGTCGTCGCCGCCAGCCAGACCGTCGCCGCCGCCGCATCCGCCGAAAGCGATGCGCGCAATGCCTGGCGCGCGGCGCAGCGCGAGGTCGATGCGGCGCGCGAACGCCATGCGCGGGCCGAGCGCGAGATCAATCGCCACGCGGCGCGACGCTCGGCGCTGACGGAGGCGCACAGCCGCCTGACCAACGATCGCCTTGAGGCCGCTAGCGCCCATGAAGCCGCGACATCAGCCCTTGGCGAACTGCCGCCGAGCCTCGATACCGAAACAAAGCTCGGCGAGGTGCGGGCCGAGATCGACGGCCATCGGCGCGCCGCCGCGCAGGTGCGCGCCGAAGCGCAGGCGCTGGCGCGCGAAGCCGAACTCGCGGATCGCCGACTGCAAGCGATATCGGCCGAACGCAACGAATGGCAAACCCGCAAGCAGAGCGCTGCCTCGCAGATCGCGACCATCGAGGCCCGCGTGACCGAGGTCAAGGCCGAGCGCGCCGACCTCGACAACGCTCCCGCGCTGTTTGCGGAGAAGCGCAGCGCGATCATCAGCGAGATCGAGCACGCCCAAAGGGATCGCAGGGAGGCGGCCGACGCCCTCGCCGCCGCCGAGGCCGTGATGGCGGAAACCGATCGCGCCGCGAGAGTCTCGCTGGAAGCGCTGTCGAGCGCACGCGAGGCGACGGCGCGCGCCGAGGAGCGCATGGACGGAAGCAAGCGGCGGCTTGAGGATACCGAGCGGGAAATCCGCGACATGCTCGAGGTCGAACCCGACGCGGTGGCTTCACTGGCCGAAATTCAGTCCGGCGTCGATCTGCCGCCGCTGCCGGAGATCGAGGCCGATCTCGAAAAGCTGCGCCGCGACCGCGACCGTCTCGGCGCCGTCAACCTGCGCGCCGAGGAGGAACTGCGCGAGGTCGACACCCAGCACGGCTCGCTCGCCACCGAGCGCGACGACCTGGTGGAGGCCATCAAGAAGCTGCGCACCGGCATTCAGAGCCTCAACCGCGAGGCACGCGAGCGGCTCCTGACCTCATTCGAAACCGTCAATACGCATTTCAAGCGGCTGTTCACCGATCTGTTCGGCGGCGGCGAGGCGGCCCTGCATCTGATAGAGAGCGACGATCCGCTGGAAGCCGGTCTCGAGATCATCGCCAAGCCGCCCGGCAAGAAGCCGCAGACGCTGTCGCTGCTCTCCGGCGGCGAACAGGCGCTGACGGCGCTGGCGCTGATCTTCGCGGTATTCCTCACCAATCCGTCACCGATCTGCGTGCTCGACGAAGTCGATGCGCCGCTCGACGACCACAACGTCGAACGCTTCTGCAATCTCCTGCATGAGATGACGTCGTCCACCGAGACGCGCTTCATCATCATCACCCACAATCCGATCACCATGGCGCGGATGAACCGGCTGTTCGGCGTGACCATGGCCGAGCGGGGCGTCTCGCAACTGGTGTCGGTCGATCTCGAGAACGCGGTGAAGATTCTCGACCAGCACGTCGCGTGA
- a CDS encoding small ribosomal subunit Rsm22 family protein, producing MIPPDLPAELKAALQRKAQGLSRNDAAARAAAISQTYRSGGGSNTIRNESDALAYALARMPATYAAVVASLNALRETRPKFTPLSLLDIGAGPGTATWAAAQAFESLDAFSAIDSNPALRSLALDLVRDDLRLAGLRYAQREASAGLRDAPESADLVIASYVLGEMRMERQAALAELMWAATRDTLVVVEPGTPAGYQRILGLRRQLIAQGAHVIAPCPHDGECPLAAFPDETGAASPRGNASRQNATPDWCHFVQRLPRSRAHKHIKGAELPFEDEKFSYVVLARTPDRPRPARVLAPPMLTKAAMRLKLCRPDGSVGVTTFLRRDKASYARLRRIGWGDAVNLTET from the coding sequence ATGATCCCACCCGATCTACCTGCCGAACTGAAAGCCGCATTGCAAAGGAAGGCGCAGGGCCTTTCCCGCAACGATGCGGCCGCTCGCGCGGCGGCGATCTCGCAAACCTATCGGAGCGGCGGCGGTTCGAACACGATCAGAAACGAATCCGACGCGCTTGCCTACGCGCTGGCGCGGATGCCCGCGACCTATGCGGCCGTGGTGGCCAGTCTCAATGCGCTCCGCGAAACACGTCCCAAGTTCACGCCGCTCAGCCTGCTCGACATCGGGGCCGGACCTGGAACAGCGACATGGGCCGCGGCCCAGGCGTTCGAATCCCTCGACGCGTTCTCGGCGATCGACTCCAATCCGGCGCTGCGGTCGCTCGCGCTCGATCTCGTGCGTGATGACTTACGTCTCGCCGGGCTCCGCTATGCGCAACGCGAAGCATCGGCCGGGCTTCGCGATGCGCCTGAAAGCGCCGATCTCGTCATCGCTAGCTATGTCCTCGGCGAGATGCGGATGGAGCGGCAGGCCGCGCTCGCCGAGTTGATGTGGGCGGCGACGCGCGACACGCTGGTTGTCGTCGAACCCGGCACGCCCGCCGGCTACCAGCGTATCCTCGGCTTGCGGCGTCAACTGATCGCGCAAGGCGCGCATGTCATCGCGCCCTGCCCGCACGACGGCGAATGTCCGCTCGCCGCGTTCCCGGACGAAACGGGCGCCGCTTCGCCTCGGGGGAACGCGTCCCGCCAGAATGCCACGCCGGACTGGTGCCATTTCGTGCAGCGGCTGCCCAGATCCCGCGCGCACAAGCATATCAAGGGCGCGGAACTTCCTTTCGAGGATGAAAAATTCAGCTACGTCGTGCTGGCGCGAACGCCTGACAGGCCGCGTCCGGCGCGGGTGCTGGCGCCCCCAATGCTCACCAAGGCGGCGATGCGGCTCAAGCTGTGCCGGCCCGATGGCAGCGTCGGCGTCACGACGTTTCTCCGTCGTGACAAGGCGAGCTATGCCCGCCTGCGCCGGATCGGTTGGGGCGACGCCGTCAACCTGACCGAGACGTGA
- a CDS encoding YbaN family protein, which yields MRGVFLVAGIFFVALGFIGAFLPVLPTTPFLILAAACFTRSSPRLENWLLQHPRFGSLLRAWRERGAIPVKAKLMALGGMAIGFAGFWFGSHPGPWLTAAVALLMLTGLAYVFTRPS from the coding sequence ATGCGCGGCGTTTTTCTGGTGGCGGGCATCTTTTTCGTCGCGCTCGGCTTTATCGGCGCATTCCTGCCGGTGCTGCCGACGACGCCGTTTCTGATTCTGGCCGCGGCCTGTTTCACCCGTTCCTCGCCCCGGCTCGAGAACTGGCTGTTGCAGCATCCGCGTTTTGGCTCTCTGCTGCGTGCCTGGCGGGAGCGCGGCGCGATCCCGGTAAAAGCCAAGCTGATGGCGCTGGGCGGCATGGCGATCGGCTTTGCGGGATTCTGGTTCGGCAGCCACCCTGGCCCGTGGCTCACGGCGGCGGTGGCGCTTCTGATGCTGACCGGGCTGGCCTACGTCTTTACGCGGCCATCCTGA
- a CDS encoding LemA family protein: protein MSTGLIIFGVIVAAAVFALIAYNRLVALSQRVGQAFADIDVQLKQRHDLIPNLVETVKGYAAHERGTLDDVIKARNIAMSAQGPAQVGAAENQLSGALGRLIALSEAYPDLKANANFQQLASELSDIENKVAASRRFFNNAVQEYNTAIQQLPAALFAGAFGFTPKEFFDLGASRATVEQTPQVKF from the coding sequence ATGTCGACCGGCTTGATTATTTTCGGCGTCATCGTGGCCGCCGCCGTGTTCGCGCTTATCGCGTATAACCGGCTGGTCGCACTCAGCCAGCGCGTCGGACAGGCCTTCGCCGACATCGACGTGCAGCTCAAGCAGCGTCACGATCTGATCCCGAACCTTGTCGAAACCGTGAAAGGCTACGCAGCGCACGAGCGCGGAACGCTGGATGACGTGATCAAGGCCCGGAACATCGCGATGTCCGCGCAAGGGCCCGCGCAGGTCGGCGCCGCCGAGAACCAGTTGAGCGGCGCGCTTGGCCGGCTGATCGCGTTATCGGAGGCTTACCCGGATCTCAAGGCCAACGCCAATTTCCAGCAGCTTGCCAGCGAACTGTCGGACATCGAGAACAAGGTCGCCGCAAGCCGCCGCTTCTTCAACAACGCCGTCCAGGAGTACAACACCGCCATCCAGCAGTTGCCGGCGGCGCTGTTCGCGGGCGCGTTCGGTTTCACGCCGAAGGAGTTTTTCGATCTCGGCGCCAGCCGCGCCACCGTGGAGCAGACGCCTCAGGTGAAGTTCTGA
- a CDS encoding M48 family metallopeptidase, whose protein sequence is MAAYGLYTHIASNKIRSMFLLGGLFVLIYVMVFVGALIAEVFRLGADYPAGFYIRQAWHDLIVALPWATAGSVLWIVIAYFFHQSIIDAVTGGHDVSRKEQPRLYNLLENLCISRGIPMPRLKVMDTDALNAFATGLNRRQYAITVTTGLMNGLNDEEMEAVLGHELTHIRNGDVQLMVVAVIIAGVVGFVAELCFRTFLRSGARLSGGSGRTSRSSSSRGGKSGGAVIAVILAMVLIVLAWFLSQVVRMALSRSRELMADAGSVELTKNPDAMISALRKIENRGELPGVTSAVMEMCVDNPRQGFADLFATHPSVDTRVRALVRYAGGRDPGPMQLPAESAVADPELPDLPPGPWSKPPIPNATTPDAAPPPSVPDPWSHRS, encoded by the coding sequence ATGGCGGCCTACGGTCTCTACACCCACATCGCATCGAACAAGATCCGTTCGATGTTTCTGCTGGGTGGGCTGTTCGTGCTGATCTACGTGATGGTGTTCGTCGGCGCGCTGATCGCCGAAGTGTTCCGGCTCGGTGCGGACTATCCGGCGGGGTTTTATATCCGACAAGCCTGGCATGACCTGATCGTCGCCCTCCCCTGGGCCACGGCAGGATCAGTGCTGTGGATCGTGATCGCCTATTTCTTCCACCAGTCGATCATCGACGCGGTCACCGGCGGCCATGACGTCAGCCGCAAGGAACAGCCGCGGCTTTACAACTTGCTGGAAAACCTCTGCATTTCGCGCGGCATTCCGATGCCCCGGCTGAAGGTGATGGACACCGACGCGCTCAACGCCTTCGCGACCGGCCTCAACCGCCGTCAGTATGCGATCACCGTCACCACCGGTCTGATGAACGGGCTCAACGACGAAGAGATGGAAGCGGTGCTCGGCCACGAGTTGACCCACATTCGCAACGGCGACGTGCAGTTGATGGTGGTCGCCGTCATCATCGCGGGCGTCGTCGGCTTCGTCGCGGAACTATGTTTCCGTACCTTCCTGCGCAGCGGCGCACGACTGAGCGGCGGCAGCGGGCGGACGTCGCGCTCATCATCCTCCCGCGGCGGCAAGAGCGGCGGCGCCGTCATCGCCGTGATCCTGGCGATGGTGCTGATCGTGCTGGCCTGGTTCCTGTCGCAAGTGGTGCGGATGGCGCTGTCGCGCTCGCGCGAACTGATGGCTGACGCGGGCTCGGTTGAACTGACCAAGAATCCCGACGCCATGATCTCGGCGCTGCGCAAGATCGAGAACCGCGGCGAACTGCCGGGCGTCACCTCGGCGGTGATGGAAATGTGCGTCGACAACCCGCGTCAGGGTTTCGCCGACCTGTTCGCTACCCATCCGTCCGTCGATACGCGCGTGCGCGCGCTGGTGAGATATGCCGGCGGCCGCGATCCCGGACCGATGCAGTTGCCCGCCGAGAGCGCCGTGGCCGATCCAGAATTACCCGATCTCCCGCCGGGCCCCTGGAGCAAGCCCCCGATACCGAACGCGACGACACCTGACGCCGCGCCGCCGCCGTCTGTTCCCGACCCATGGAGCCATCGCTCCTGA
- a CDS encoding adenine phosphoribosyltransferase: MTFEDDLQASVRTIPDYPKPGVMFRDITTLLGDARAFRRAVDQLVHPWAGSKIDKVAGIEARGFILGGAVAHQVSAGFVPIRKKGKLPHQTVRMAYALEYGTDEMEMHVDAIARGERVILVDDLIATGGTAEGAVKLLRQIGADVVAACFIIDLPDLGGAAKLRAMDVPVRTLMAFEGH; the protein is encoded by the coding sequence ATGACTTTCGAAGATGACCTGCAGGCTTCCGTCCGCACCATTCCGGACTACCCCAAGCCGGGGGTCATGTTTCGGGACATCACCACGCTCCTCGGCGATGCGCGCGCGTTCCGCCGCGCCGTCGATCAGCTCGTGCATCCCTGGGCCGGCTCGAAGATCGACAAGGTCGCCGGCATCGAGGCGCGCGGCTTTATCCTGGGCGGCGCGGTAGCTCATCAGGTCTCCGCGGGCTTCGTGCCGATCCGCAAGAAGGGCAAGCTGCCGCACCAGACCGTACGGATGGCCTATGCGCTGGAATACGGCACGGACGAAATGGAAATGCACGTCGACGCCATCGCCAGGGGCGAGCGCGTCATTCTGGTGGACGATCTGATCGCCACCGGAGGCACCGCCGAGGGCGCGGTGAAGCTGCTACGCCAGATCGGCGCTGACGTGGTGGCGGCCTGTTTCATCATCGATCTGCCGGATCTCGGCGGCGCCGCCAAGCTGCGCGCGATGGATGTCCCGGTGCGGACGCTGATGGCGTTCGAGGGACATTGA
- a CDS encoding anthranilate synthase component I, translating into MNRTAFSLPAQSEYLTAGGLSISRSIEHFTGGSRLDDLIGLLDSRRGVVLSSGTTVPGRYESFDLGFADPPLKIETTGFNFTIEAANARGEVLIAFLGETLSEPCAVVTEKTARRIAGHIVRGDAPVEEDQRTRRASVMSLVRALVAAFASTADPMLGLYGAFAYDLVFQIEDLVQKRAREPDQRDIVLFIPDRLLAYDRAAGHGVVLSYDFAWKGRSTEGQPRDTPDSVYAKTSRQGFTDHAPGEYQATVETARAAFARGDLFEAVPGQLFAEPCERSPAEVFQRLCRINPSPYGGLVNLGDGEFLVSASPEMFVRSDGRRIETCPISGTIARGADAIGDAEQIRELLNSEKDEFELNMCTDVDRNDKARICMPGTIKVLARRQIETYSKLFHTVDHVEGILRSGFDALDGFLTHAWAVTVTGAPKKWAIQFVEDNERSTRRWYAGAFGVVGFDGSINTGLTIRTIRMKDGLAEVRVGATCLFDSKPELEDRECQTKAAALFQALRGDAPKPLSAVAPDATGSGKRVLLIDHDDSFVHMLADYFRQVGARVSVVRYVHARDMLDRQGYDLLVLSPGPGRPEDFGMARTIGLALEKKMPVFGVCLGLQGIGEYFGGRLGQLAQPAHGRPSRVQNRGGRLMRNLPNEIVIGRYHSLYVERDRLPEVLEITATTDDGVPMAIEHKSLPVGGVQFHPESLMSLGGEVGLRIVENAFRLGRERRENSNDAV; encoded by the coding sequence ATGAACAGGACCGCCTTTTCCCTTCCCGCGCAAAGCGAGTACCTGACCGCCGGTGGCCTCTCGATCAGCCGGTCGATCGAACATTTTACCGGCGGCAGCAGGCTCGACGACCTGATCGGACTGCTCGACAGCCGCCGCGGCGTGGTGCTGTCATCGGGCACGACGGTGCCGGGCCGTTATGAGAGTTTCGACCTCGGCTTTGCCGATCCGCCGCTGAAGATCGAAACTACGGGATTCAATTTTACCATCGAAGCCGCCAATGCTCGCGGCGAGGTGCTGATCGCTTTCCTTGGCGAGACCTTGAGCGAGCCCTGCGCGGTCGTCACCGAAAAGACCGCCCGCCGGATCGCCGGTCATATTGTCCGCGGCGATGCTCCGGTGGAGGAAGACCAGCGTACCCGGCGCGCAAGCGTGATGTCGCTGGTGCGGGCGCTGGTGGCGGCTTTCGCGTCGACGGCGGATCCCATGCTCGGGCTGTACGGCGCGTTCGCCTATGACCTCGTGTTCCAGATTGAAGATCTGGTGCAGAAACGCGCGCGTGAACCCGATCAGCGCGACATCGTGCTGTTCATTCCGGATCGCCTGCTGGCTTATGACCGCGCCGCGGGCCATGGCGTCGTACTGTCGTACGATTTCGCATGGAAAGGCCGCTCCACCGAAGGGCAGCCGCGCGATACGCCCGACAGCGTCTATGCGAAGACATCTCGCCAGGGCTTCACCGATCACGCTCCCGGCGAATATCAGGCAACGGTGGAAACCGCGCGCGCCGCGTTCGCGCGCGGCGACCTGTTCGAGGCGGTGCCGGGGCAGTTGTTCGCCGAGCCCTGCGAACGCTCGCCGGCCGAGGTGTTTCAGCGGCTGTGCCGGATCAATCCATCGCCCTATGGCGGGCTGGTCAATCTCGGGGACGGCGAGTTTCTTGTCTCCGCCTCGCCGGAAATGTTCGTGCGCAGCGACGGCCGCCGCATCGAGACCTGTCCGATTTCCGGAACCATCGCGCGCGGCGCCGACGCCATCGGCGACGCCGAGCAGATCCGCGAACTGCTCAACTCGGAGAAGGACGAGTTCGAACTCAACATGTGCACCGACGTCGATCGCAACGACAAGGCGCGCATCTGCATGCCGGGCACGATCAAGGTGCTCGCGCGCCGCCAGATCGAAACCTATTCGAAGCTGTTTCATACGGTCGATCATGTCGAAGGCATCCTGCGGTCGGGCTTCGATGCGCTCGATGGATTCCTCACCCACGCATGGGCGGTGACGGTGACGGGCGCGCCGAAGAAGTGGGCGATCCAGTTCGTCGAGGACAACGAGCGCTCGACGCGGCGCTGGTATGCCGGCGCGTTCGGCGTCGTCGGCTTCGACGGCTCGATCAACACCGGCCTGACCATCCGCACCATCCGCATGAAGGATGGCCTCGCGGAAGTGCGCGTCGGCGCGACCTGCCTGTTCGACAGCAAGCCGGAACTCGAGGATCGCGAGTGCCAGACCAAGGCGGCGGCGCTGTTTCAGGCGCTGCGCGGCGATGCCCCGAAGCCGCTCTCGGCCGTGGCGCCGGATGCGACAGGCTCGGGAAAACGCGTGCTACTGATCGACCACGACGACAGCTTCGTGCACATGCTGGCGGATTATTTCCGGCAGGTCGGCGCGCGGGTCAGCGTGGTGCGCTACGTCCACGCGCGGGACATGCTCGACAGGCAAGGCTATGACCTGCTGGTGCTGTCGCCCGGTCCCGGCCGGCCGGAGGATTTCGGCATGGCCCGAACCATCGGTCTCGCGCTGGAGAAGAAGATGCCGGTGTTCGGCGTCTGCCTCGGCTTGCAGGGGATCGGTGAGTATTTCGGCGGGCGTCTCGGTCAGCTTGCGCAGCCGGCGCATGGCAGACCGTCGCGCGTACAGAATCGCGGCGGCCGGCTGATGCGCAATCTACCGAACGAGATCGTGATCGGCCGCTATCATTCGCTCTATGTCGAGCGCGACCGTTTGCCCGAGGTGCTGGAAATAACGGCGACCACCGACGACGGGGTGCCGATGGCGATCGAGCACAAGTCGCTGCCGGTCGGCGGCGTGCAGTTTCATCCGGAATCGCTGATGTCGCTCGGCGGCGAGGTCGGCTTGCGGATCGTGGAGAACGCGTTCCGGCTGGGGAGGGAACGACGCGAGAACAGCAATGATGCCGTATGA
- a CDS encoding YbhB/YbcL family Raf kinase inhibitor-like protein — protein sequence MAFKVVSDSFKDGDYLSTDHVVSADFGFGCAGGNRSPHLRWSGAPEGTKSFAVTCFDPDAPTGSGFWHWVVINIPASVSELELDAGNPDSGKLPAGALQTRTDYGAARYGGPCPPEGDHPHRYVFTVHAVGGDINADADTSAAVIGFQLHFNTLAKSAVMGLFKR from the coding sequence ATGGCCTTCAAAGTCGTGAGCGACAGTTTCAAGGACGGCGACTACCTCAGCACGGATCATGTCGTATCGGCGGATTTCGGTTTCGGCTGCGCGGGCGGCAACCGCTCGCCGCACCTGCGCTGGAGCGGCGCGCCGGAAGGCACGAAGAGCTTCGCCGTGACCTGTTTCGATCCGGACGCGCCGACCGGCAGCGGCTTCTGGCACTGGGTGGTCATCAATATTCCGGCCTCGGTGAGCGAACTTGAACTCGACGCCGGCAATCCCGATAGCGGCAAGCTGCCGGCCGGCGCCCTACAGACCCGCACCGATTACGGCGCCGCGCGCTACGGCGGCCCCTGCCCGCCGGAAGGCGATCATCCGCATCGATATGTCTTCACCGTGCATGCGGTCGGCGGCGACATCAACGCCGACGCCGACACCTCGGCGGCGGTGATCGGGTTTCAGCTTCATTTCAACACGCTGGCGAAATCAGCGGTGATGGGCCTGTTCAAGCGCTGA